The following proteins are encoded in a genomic region of Shinella zoogloeoides:
- a CDS encoding glutaminase — MTDLQAIVEEIHASLSPRCGEGKVADYIPQLAHVDPQKFGMAVVTVDGETHLAGDADEAFSIQSISKVFTLTLALGKHGEGIWKRVGREPSGSAFNSIVQLEQEAGIPRNPFINAGAIAITDLVLAGHTPKEAIGEVVRFLRYLADEEDIIVDQAVARSEQATGFRNFALANFMRSFGKLDHAAELVLGVYFHQCALAMSCRQLARAGLFLANSGTNPLTGHRVVSHLRARRINALMLTCGHYDGSGDFAYRVGLPGKSGVGGGILAVAPGKASVAVWSPGLNENGNSLLGSLALEMLATRTGWSVFGA, encoded by the coding sequence GTGACAGACCTTCAGGCTATCGTCGAGGAAATCCATGCGAGCCTGTCGCCGCGGTGCGGCGAGGGCAAGGTGGCCGACTATATTCCGCAGCTTGCCCATGTGGACCCTCAGAAATTCGGCATGGCCGTTGTCACGGTCGATGGCGAAACCCATCTTGCCGGCGACGCGGACGAGGCCTTTTCCATCCAGAGCATCTCAAAGGTCTTCACCCTGACGCTGGCGCTCGGCAAGCATGGCGAGGGCATCTGGAAGCGCGTCGGGCGCGAGCCTTCCGGCTCGGCCTTCAACTCCATCGTCCAGCTCGAACAGGAAGCCGGCATCCCGCGCAATCCCTTCATCAATGCCGGGGCTATCGCCATTACCGACCTCGTGCTCGCCGGTCACACGCCGAAGGAGGCGATCGGCGAGGTCGTGCGCTTCCTGCGCTATCTGGCGGACGAGGAGGATATCATCGTCGACCAGGCCGTGGCGCGCTCGGAGCAGGCGACGGGCTTCCGCAATTTCGCGCTCGCCAATTTCATGCGCTCCTTCGGCAAGCTCGACCATGCGGCCGAACTGGTGCTCGGCGTCTATTTCCATCAATGCGCGCTGGCGATGAGCTGCCGGCAGCTGGCGCGGGCAGGGCTGTTCCTCGCCAACAGCGGCACCAATCCGCTCACCGGCCACCGCGTCGTCTCGCATCTTCGCGCGCGGCGCATCAATGCCCTGATGCTGACCTGCGGCCACTACGATGGCTCGGGTGATTTCGCCTATCGCGTCGGCCTGCCGGGCAAGAGCGGCGTCGGCGGCGGCATCCTCGCCGTCGCGCCCGGAAAGGCCTCGGTCGCGGTCTGGTCGCCGGGCCTCAACGAGAACGGCAATTCGCTGCTCGGCTCGCTGGCGCTGGAAATGCTGGCAACGCGCACCGGCTGGTCCGTCTTCGGGGCTTGA
- the rpsD gene encoding 30S ribosomal protein S4, whose translation MSKRAASKYKIDRRMGENIWGRPKSPVNRREYGPGQHGQRRKSKLSDFGVQLRAKQKLKGYYGDIREKQFRAIFAEAERRKGDTPENLIGLLESRLDAIVYRAKFVPTVFAARQFVNHGHVKVNGVRVNIGSYRCKPGDVIEVKEKSKQLVSVLESVGLAERDVPDYIEADHNKMTATFVRVPVLSDVPYAVVMEPHLVVEFYSR comes from the coding sequence ATGAGCAAGCGCGCTGCATCCAAGTACAAAATCGACCGCCGTATGGGCGAAAACATCTGGGGCCGTCCGAAGTCCCCGGTCAACCGCCGCGAATACGGCCCGGGCCAGCACGGCCAGCGCCGCAAGTCCAAGCTTTCGGACTTCGGTGTTCAGCTCCGCGCCAAGCAGAAGCTGAAGGGTTACTATGGCGATATCCGCGAGAAGCAGTTCCGCGCGATCTTCGCTGAAGCCGAACGCCGCAAGGGCGACACCCCGGAGAACCTGATCGGCCTGCTCGAATCGCGCCTCGACGCGATCGTCTACCGCGCCAAGTTCGTTCCGACGGTCTTCGCTGCCCGTCAGTTCGTCAACCACGGCCACGTCAAGGTCAACGGCGTCCGCGTCAACATCGGTTCCTACCGCTGCAAGCCGGGCGACGTCATCGAAGTCAAGGAAAAGTCCAAGCAGCTGGTTTCGGTTCTCGAATCCGTTGGCCTGGCTGAACGCGACGTTCCGGACTACATCGAAGCCGACCACAACAAGATGACCGCGACCTTCGTTCGCGTTCCGGTTCTCTCCGACGTTCCCTATGCGGTCGTCATGGAACCGCACCTGGTCGTCGAATTCTACTCGCGTTAA